One Pomacea canaliculata isolate SZHN2017 linkage group LG9, ASM307304v1, whole genome shotgun sequence DNA segment encodes these proteins:
- the LOC112572806 gene encoding uncharacterized protein LOC112572806 isoform X1, translating into MKRWCDSSSSSLCTSSCQQRLENRKERPHSEWLAGQSLLDDGVLRLSTGCQPQNIQVNNFNHIVVSNKNGELQRVPGHQMACEAHFKTTLANHGLCVSVSHSTSLGSHVWIEFLTNAFGPDKVIRRQPAWEEKWCTRSSLLTVRVSTNGRVVDESFTYYEFTVTNVSADSIPTFYYMDSFVDCGFNHSLSPGKEVTLVAEREPHVSPHLPPTCTVSFLSTSEDEYEQVCMRLDILPTDSAKHPLKAARAASPDGEDVQRSLDIEGLNSHFYSIQRAISGSIVCSENKLLRLTLIRNQTTPVNFRATISSRWHEYWEKESKEAAELHGLSVVKNITYFVATIDTLIALFAAGLSYMLRKPRGPWKRWADNFNAHVAAHAPQPYPPQQEQGTYVSHSCQDDSVGSSVSSPDISLGAYPELPGEMQASSEVHVEAHTF; encoded by the exons ATGAAGAGATGGTGTGACAGTTCATCGTCGTCTTTGTGTACAAGCAGCTGCCAGCAAAGGCTGGAGAATCGTAAAGAAAGACCGCACAGTGAGTGGTTAGCTGGTCAAAGTCTGCTGGACGATG GTGTGCTGCGCCTCTCCACTGGTTGTCAGCCTCAGAACATCCAGGTGAACAACTTCAACCACATTGTTGTATCCAACAAGAATGGAGAGTTGCAGCGCGTGCCTGGTCACCAGATGGCGTGCGAGGCGCACTTCAAGACGACGCTGGCCAATCACGGGCTGTGCGTCAGCGTCAGTCACTCCACTTCGCTGGGGAGCCACGTGTGGATCGAGTTCCTCACCAACGCCTTCGGGCCGGACAAG GTTATTCGCAGGCAGCCAGCTTGGGAGGAGAAATGGTGTACCCGAAGTTCACTGCTAACTGTCCGGGTGTCCACCAACGGGCGGGTAGTTGATGAAAGTTTCACGTATTACGAGTTCACAGTTACCAACGTGTCAGCAGACTCCATCCCCACTTTCT ACTACATGGATTCCTTTGTTGACTGCGGCTTCAACCATTCCCTGTCTCCTGGAAAGGAAGTGACTCTGGTGGCCGAGCGTGAGCCGCACGTGAGCCCCCATCTTCCGCCGACCTGCACAGTCTCCTTCCTCAGCACCAGCGAGGATGAATACGAACAGGTCTGCATGCGATTGGACATCTTGCCCACGGACTCCGCGAAGCACCCTTTGAAAGCTGCGCGCGCAGCGTCGCCAGATGGTGAAGACGTGCAACGCAGCCTGGACATCGAGGGACTCAACTCTCATTTCTACTCGATACAAAGA GCTATCTCGGGATCCATCGTGTGCTCAGAAAACAAGTTGCTGCGCCTCACGCTGATCCGGAACCAGACAACTCCAGTCAACTTCCGGGCGACCATCAGCAGCCGCTGGCACGAGT ACTGGGAGAAGGAGTCCAAGGAGGCGGCGGAGCTGCATGGCCTGTCCGTCGTCAAGAACATTACCTACTTCGTCGCCACCATCGACACACTCATCGCCCTCTTTGCAGCTGGTCTGAGCTACATGCTCCGTAAGCCGAGGGGCCCCTGGAAGCGCTGGGCAGACAACTTCAACGCGCATGTCGCAGCGCATGCGCCGCAGCCGTATCCGCCTCAACAAGAGCAGGGGACCTACGTCTCTCACAGCTGTCAGGACG ACTCTGTTGGATCCAGTGTGTCCAGCCCGGATATTTCCCTAG GGGCCTACCCGGAGCTGCCAGGGGAAATGCAGGCATCCAGTGAGGTACACGTGGAGGCTCATACCTTCTAG
- the LOC112572806 gene encoding uncharacterized protein LOC112572806 isoform X3: MKRWCDSSSSSLCTSSCQQRLENRKERPHSEWLAGQSLLDDGVLRLSTGCQPQNIQVNNFNHIVVSNKNGELQRVPGHQMACEAHFKTTLANHGLCVSVSHSTSLGSHVWIEFLTNAFGPDKVIRRQPAWEEKWCTRSSLLTVRVSTNGRVVDESFTYYEFTVTNVSADSIPTFYYMDSFVDCGFNHSLSPGKEVTLVAEREPHVSPHLPPTCTVSFLSTSEDEYEQVCMRLDILPTDSAKHPLKAARAASPDGEDVQRSLDIEGLNSHFYSIQRAISGSIVCSENKLLRLTLIRNQTTPVNFRATISSRWHEYWEKESKEAAELHGLSVVKNITYFVATIDTLIALFAAGLSYMLRKPRGPWKRWADNFNAHVAAHAPQPYPPQQEQGTYVSHSCQDGAYPELPGEMQASSEVHVEAHTF, translated from the exons ATGAAGAGATGGTGTGACAGTTCATCGTCGTCTTTGTGTACAAGCAGCTGCCAGCAAAGGCTGGAGAATCGTAAAGAAAGACCGCACAGTGAGTGGTTAGCTGGTCAAAGTCTGCTGGACGATG GTGTGCTGCGCCTCTCCACTGGTTGTCAGCCTCAGAACATCCAGGTGAACAACTTCAACCACATTGTTGTATCCAACAAGAATGGAGAGTTGCAGCGCGTGCCTGGTCACCAGATGGCGTGCGAGGCGCACTTCAAGACGACGCTGGCCAATCACGGGCTGTGCGTCAGCGTCAGTCACTCCACTTCGCTGGGGAGCCACGTGTGGATCGAGTTCCTCACCAACGCCTTCGGGCCGGACAAG GTTATTCGCAGGCAGCCAGCTTGGGAGGAGAAATGGTGTACCCGAAGTTCACTGCTAACTGTCCGGGTGTCCACCAACGGGCGGGTAGTTGATGAAAGTTTCACGTATTACGAGTTCACAGTTACCAACGTGTCAGCAGACTCCATCCCCACTTTCT ACTACATGGATTCCTTTGTTGACTGCGGCTTCAACCATTCCCTGTCTCCTGGAAAGGAAGTGACTCTGGTGGCCGAGCGTGAGCCGCACGTGAGCCCCCATCTTCCGCCGACCTGCACAGTCTCCTTCCTCAGCACCAGCGAGGATGAATACGAACAGGTCTGCATGCGATTGGACATCTTGCCCACGGACTCCGCGAAGCACCCTTTGAAAGCTGCGCGCGCAGCGTCGCCAGATGGTGAAGACGTGCAACGCAGCCTGGACATCGAGGGACTCAACTCTCATTTCTACTCGATACAAAGA GCTATCTCGGGATCCATCGTGTGCTCAGAAAACAAGTTGCTGCGCCTCACGCTGATCCGGAACCAGACAACTCCAGTCAACTTCCGGGCGACCATCAGCAGCCGCTGGCACGAGT ACTGGGAGAAGGAGTCCAAGGAGGCGGCGGAGCTGCATGGCCTGTCCGTCGTCAAGAACATTACCTACTTCGTCGCCACCATCGACACACTCATCGCCCTCTTTGCAGCTGGTCTGAGCTACATGCTCCGTAAGCCGAGGGGCCCCTGGAAGCGCTGGGCAGACAACTTCAACGCGCATGTCGCAGCGCATGCGCCGCAGCCGTATCCGCCTCAACAAGAGCAGGGGACCTACGTCTCTCACAGCTGTCAGGACG GGGCCTACCCGGAGCTGCCAGGGGAAATGCAGGCATCCAGTGAGGTACACGTGGAGGCTCATACCTTCTAG
- the LOC112572806 gene encoding uncharacterized protein LOC112572806 isoform X2, translated as MERMHGPLWMVVLVATMTYQVHGNESRTHRSVLRLSTGCQPQNIQVNNFNHIVVSNKNGELQRVPGHQMACEAHFKTTLANHGLCVSVSHSTSLGSHVWIEFLTNAFGPDKVIRRQPAWEEKWCTRSSLLTVRVSTNGRVVDESFTYYEFTVTNVSADSIPTFYYMDSFVDCGFNHSLSPGKEVTLVAEREPHVSPHLPPTCTVSFLSTSEDEYEQVCMRLDILPTDSAKHPLKAARAASPDGEDVQRSLDIEGLNSHFYSIQRAISGSIVCSENKLLRLTLIRNQTTPVNFRATISSRWHEYWEKESKEAAELHGLSVVKNITYFVATIDTLIALFAAGLSYMLRKPRGPWKRWADNFNAHVAAHAPQPYPPQQEQGTYVSHSCQDDSVGSSVSSPDISLGAYPELPGEMQASSEVHVEAHTF; from the exons ATGGAGCGAATGCACGGTCCCCTGTGGATGGTGGTTCTGGTAGCGACGATGACCTATCAGGTCCATGGCAATGAGTCGCGTACGCACCGGA GTGTGCTGCGCCTCTCCACTGGTTGTCAGCCTCAGAACATCCAGGTGAACAACTTCAACCACATTGTTGTATCCAACAAGAATGGAGAGTTGCAGCGCGTGCCTGGTCACCAGATGGCGTGCGAGGCGCACTTCAAGACGACGCTGGCCAATCACGGGCTGTGCGTCAGCGTCAGTCACTCCACTTCGCTGGGGAGCCACGTGTGGATCGAGTTCCTCACCAACGCCTTCGGGCCGGACAAG GTTATTCGCAGGCAGCCAGCTTGGGAGGAGAAATGGTGTACCCGAAGTTCACTGCTAACTGTCCGGGTGTCCACCAACGGGCGGGTAGTTGATGAAAGTTTCACGTATTACGAGTTCACAGTTACCAACGTGTCAGCAGACTCCATCCCCACTTTCT ACTACATGGATTCCTTTGTTGACTGCGGCTTCAACCATTCCCTGTCTCCTGGAAAGGAAGTGACTCTGGTGGCCGAGCGTGAGCCGCACGTGAGCCCCCATCTTCCGCCGACCTGCACAGTCTCCTTCCTCAGCACCAGCGAGGATGAATACGAACAGGTCTGCATGCGATTGGACATCTTGCCCACGGACTCCGCGAAGCACCCTTTGAAAGCTGCGCGCGCAGCGTCGCCAGATGGTGAAGACGTGCAACGCAGCCTGGACATCGAGGGACTCAACTCTCATTTCTACTCGATACAAAGA GCTATCTCGGGATCCATCGTGTGCTCAGAAAACAAGTTGCTGCGCCTCACGCTGATCCGGAACCAGACAACTCCAGTCAACTTCCGGGCGACCATCAGCAGCCGCTGGCACGAGT ACTGGGAGAAGGAGTCCAAGGAGGCGGCGGAGCTGCATGGCCTGTCCGTCGTCAAGAACATTACCTACTTCGTCGCCACCATCGACACACTCATCGCCCTCTTTGCAGCTGGTCTGAGCTACATGCTCCGTAAGCCGAGGGGCCCCTGGAAGCGCTGGGCAGACAACTTCAACGCGCATGTCGCAGCGCATGCGCCGCAGCCGTATCCGCCTCAACAAGAGCAGGGGACCTACGTCTCTCACAGCTGTCAGGACG ACTCTGTTGGATCCAGTGTGTCCAGCCCGGATATTTCCCTAG GGGCCTACCCGGAGCTGCCAGGGGAAATGCAGGCATCCAGTGAGGTACACGTGGAGGCTCATACCTTCTAG
- the LOC112572901 gene encoding very low-density lipoprotein receptor-like — MFRIVVLTLFCAGLVAAGSKSKLKYKDQRVRRQEGECAVDQFKCSNGRCIQEEWVCDSDGDCADNSDEATPGCTSECTGPHKIKCKNGGCVPLEFRCDGDDDCGDQTDEQGCGEFQCSAGETHCGDGKCIEDGWMCDGQEDCSKGWDEDPANCRKVTPAP, encoded by the exons ATGTTCAGAATCGTTGTGCTTACCTTGTTTTGTGCGGGGCTGGTGGCGGCAGGCTCCAAAAGCAAGTTAAAATACAAAGATCAAAGAGTCAGACGACAAG AAGGAGAATGCGCAGTGGACCAGTTCAAGTGCTCCAATGGAAGGTGCATCCAAGAAGAATGGGTTTGCGACTCGGACGGTGATTGTGCAGACAACTCGGATGAAGCTACGCCAGGATGTA CATCCGAATGCACTGGTCCCCACAAGATCAAATGCAAGAACGGGGGATGTGTTCCTCTCGAGTTCCGTTGTGACGGTGACGACGACTGTGGCGATCAAACCGACGAACAGGGATGCG GTGAGTTCCAGTGCTCCGCGGGCGAGACCCACTGCGGTGACGGGAAGTGTATAGAAGATGGCTGGATGTGCGACGGCCAAGAGGACTGCAGCAAGGGCTGGGACGAGGACCCCGCCAACTGCCGTAAGGTCACGCCGGCCCCTTAG
- the LOC112572772 gene encoding low-density lipoprotein receptor class A domain-containing protein 3-like: MKGFFLVLLVGFVAAGSRKERSRTQRAAACAEDEFQCKNGECIQEEWTCDTENDCFDASDEAGCPSASRCTGAHQFRCTSGSDCIPVEYRCDGTIDCRDRSDEVGCSMFQCTGGEAKCDNGICVEQSQLCNGHNDCLDGWDENAANCPKPTSA; this comes from the exons ATGAAAGGATTTTTTCTTGTCCTGCTTGTGGGCTTTGTAGCAGCAGGGTCCAGAAAGGAGCGCTCTAGAACCCAAAGAGCAG CGGCTTGTGCAGAGGACGAGTTCCAGTGTAAGAACGGTGAATGCATTCAGGAGGAATGGACGTGCGACACAGAAAACGACTGTTTCGATGCCTCTGATGAAGCCGGGTGCC CTTCCGCCAGCCGCTGTACTGGCGCTCATCAGTTTCGGTGTACCAGCGGCTCGGACTGCATCCCAGTGGAATACCGATGTGACGGCACCATCGACTGTCGCGACCGTTCTGATGAAGTTGGATGCA GTATGTTCCAGTGCACTGGTGGCGAAGCAAAGTGCGACAATGGAATCTGTGTGGAGCAGAGTCAACTGTGTAACGGCCACAACGACTGTCTCGATGGCTGGGACGAAAACGCCGCTAACTGTCCCAAGCCAACCTCTGCATAA